One window from the genome of Streptomyces cadmiisoli encodes:
- a CDS encoding ferredoxin → MRVVVDLNRCQGYAQCAFLAPEVFSMHGEEGLLYTPEPEDTARGKVAQAAAACPVQAILVEATDAPAGAVAGER, encoded by the coding sequence GTGAGAGTTGTCGTCGACCTGAACCGCTGTCAGGGGTACGCGCAGTGCGCGTTCCTGGCTCCCGAGGTCTTCAGCATGCACGGCGAGGAGGGGTTGCTGTACACCCCGGAGCCCGAGGACACGGCACGCGGGAAGGTGGCGCAGGCCGCCGCGGCATGCCCCGTCCAGGCCATCCTCGTCGAGGCGACGGACGCACCCGCGGGGGCGGTGGCCGGTGAACGGTGA
- a CDS encoding quinone oxidoreductase family protein: MRAVEFHEYGGPEVLKVVRAEIPEPGPGQVTVDTAHAGVNFADLKARADGYRVASLPHRPGLEVSGRIRAVGEGVEGLRPGQEVVALLDGGGYAQVAVADAATVFPLPEGLDLRTAAALPTVLPTAHALLHEVGRLRAGESVLVHGAAGGIGTVAGQLARAAGAGAVYGVVSSPAKAGHARDHGYDAVFTAASFPVGVRRATGGRGVDLVLDPVGGDTLRTGLDVLADFGRLVSFGNASGAPPWHVGQPELAARGHSVAAFSVLALARSAPEALRRLAERAFRTVTDGTVRLPVTAEFPLSDAAGAHRLMGSRTSTGKLLLRTAD; encoded by the coding sequence ATGCGCGCAGTCGAGTTCCACGAGTACGGCGGTCCCGAGGTGCTGAAGGTCGTACGGGCCGAGATCCCCGAGCCGGGGCCGGGCCAGGTCACCGTCGACACCGCCCACGCGGGGGTGAACTTCGCCGACCTCAAGGCGCGCGCCGACGGGTACCGGGTGGCGTCGCTGCCCCACCGCCCCGGCCTGGAGGTCTCCGGACGCATCCGCGCCGTCGGCGAGGGCGTCGAGGGGCTGCGCCCGGGGCAGGAGGTCGTCGCGCTCCTCGACGGCGGCGGCTACGCACAGGTGGCGGTCGCCGACGCCGCGACCGTCTTCCCCCTCCCGGAGGGCCTCGACCTGCGGACCGCCGCCGCGCTCCCGACCGTGCTGCCGACGGCGCACGCCCTGCTCCACGAGGTGGGGCGGCTGCGCGCCGGGGAGAGCGTGCTGGTGCACGGCGCCGCGGGCGGCATCGGCACGGTGGCCGGGCAACTGGCGCGGGCCGCGGGTGCCGGTGCCGTGTACGGCGTGGTCTCCTCCCCCGCCAAGGCCGGCCACGCCCGCGACCACGGCTACGACGCCGTGTTCACCGCCGCCTCCTTCCCCGTCGGCGTCCGCCGCGCCACCGGCGGCAGAGGGGTCGACCTGGTCCTCGACCCGGTGGGCGGCGACACACTCCGCACGGGCCTCGACGTACTGGCCGACTTCGGGCGCCTGGTGTCCTTCGGCAACGCGAGCGGGGCGCCGCCGTGGCACGTCGGACAGCCCGAGCTCGCCGCACGGGGACACTCCGTCGCCGCCTTCTCCGTCCTGGCCCTCGCCCGGTCGGCTCCCGAAGCGCTGCGCCGGCTGGCCGAGCGCGCCTTCCGCACCGTCACCGACGGCACCGTGCGACTCCCGGTCACGGCGGAATTCCCCCTGTCGGACGCCGCCGGGGCCCACCGGCTGATGGGCTCGCGCACATCGACGGGCAAGCTGCTGCTGCGCACCGCCGACTGA
- a CDS encoding ArsR/SmtB family transcription factor, translating to MANQAAGRGHRTAPAHTDPEDVSVLTALSAVADPVRIRLIRELAGSADWTRSCGSFDVPVGKAALSHHFSVLRGAGLVEQRDEGPRRVNRLRREEFEARFPGLLDLLLRAEGAD from the coding sequence ATGGCGAACCAGGCCGCGGGCCGCGGTCACCGTACGGCGCCGGCGCACACGGATCCCGAGGACGTCTCGGTCCTCACGGCGCTGTCCGCGGTCGCCGACCCCGTGCGCATCCGGCTGATCCGCGAGCTGGCGGGCTCGGCCGACTGGACGCGCAGCTGCGGCAGCTTCGACGTGCCGGTCGGCAAGGCCGCGCTCAGCCACCACTTCTCGGTGCTGCGCGGCGCAGGCCTGGTCGAGCAGCGGGACGAGGGGCCCAGGCGGGTCAACCGGCTGCGCCGCGAGGAGTTCGAGGCGCGCTTCCCCGGACTGCTCGATCTGCTTCTGCGCGCCGAGGGTGCCGACTGA
- a CDS encoding exonuclease SbcCD subunit D yields the protein MRLLHTSDWHLGRSFHRVGMLGAQAEFIGHLVTTVRERDVDAVLVAGDVYDRAVPPLAAVELFDDALHRLADLGVPTVMISGNHDSARRLGVGAGLIGRAGIHLRTEPSACGTPVLLRDASGDVAVYGLPYLEPALVKDEFALDKPGHEAVLAAAMDRVRADLATRAPGTRSVVLAHAFVTGGEASDSERDITVGGVASVPAGVFDGVDYVALGHLHGCQTLTDRVRYSGSPLAYSFSEAEHRKSMWLVDLDADGAVTAERVDCPVPRAPARIRGRLDDLLADPALARHEEAWIEATLTDPVRPHDPMARLTERFPHALSLVFEPERTPDEPRVSYSRRLADRSDQEIAEDFVTHVRGAGPDAAERAVLRDAFDAVRADRTLREATP from the coding sequence TTGAGACTGCTGCACACGTCCGACTGGCATCTCGGCCGGTCGTTCCACCGGGTCGGCATGCTCGGCGCGCAGGCCGAGTTCATCGGCCACCTCGTCACCACCGTGCGGGAACGCGACGTGGACGCGGTCCTCGTCGCGGGCGACGTCTACGACCGTGCGGTACCGCCACTGGCCGCGGTCGAGCTGTTCGACGACGCCCTGCACCGGCTCGCCGACCTCGGCGTGCCGACCGTGATGATCTCCGGGAACCACGACTCCGCCCGCCGCCTCGGAGTGGGCGCCGGGCTCATCGGGCGGGCGGGCATCCATCTGCGCACCGAGCCCTCGGCCTGCGGCACCCCCGTGCTGCTGCGCGACGCGTCCGGCGACGTCGCCGTCTACGGCCTGCCCTACCTCGAACCGGCCCTGGTGAAGGACGAGTTCGCGCTGGACAAGCCGGGCCACGAAGCCGTGCTCGCCGCCGCCATGGACAGGGTCAGGGCCGACCTCGCCACGCGCGCGCCGGGCACCCGGTCCGTCGTCCTCGCGCACGCCTTCGTCACCGGCGGCGAGGCCAGCGACAGCGAGCGCGACATCACCGTCGGCGGTGTGGCGTCGGTCCCGGCCGGAGTCTTCGACGGCGTGGACTACGTGGCGCTCGGGCATCTGCACGGCTGCCAGACGCTCACCGACCGGGTTCGCTACTCGGGCTCCCCGCTGGCCTACTCCTTCTCGGAGGCCGAGCACCGCAAGAGCATGTGGCTCGTCGACCTCGACGCCGACGGCGCGGTCACCGCCGAGCGCGTCGACTGCCCCGTGCCGCGTGCGCCGGCCCGGATCCGGGGTCGGCTGGACGACCTGCTCGCCGATCCGGCACTCGCCCGGCACGAGGAGGCGTGGATCGAGGCGACCCTCACCGACCCGGTCCGCCCCCACGACCCCATGGCCCGCCTCACCGAGCGGTTCCCGCACGCCCTCAGCCTCGTCTTCGAGCCCGAACGGACCCCGGACGAGCCCCGGGTGTCGTACTCCCGGCGCCTCGCGGACCGCAGCGACCAGGAGATCGCCGAGGACTTCGTGACCCATGTGCGCGGCGCCGGGCCCGACGCGGCCGAACGGGCCGTGCTGCGCGACGCGTTCGACGCGGTGCGCGCCGACCGGACCCTGCGGGAGGCCACGCCATGA
- a CDS encoding AAA family ATPase: MRLHRLELTAFGPFSGTQSVDFGTLSAAGLFLLHGPTGAGKTSVLDAVCYALYGSVPGARQSGQGTTLRSDHAAPGTRTSVTLELTVAGRRLGITRQPPWERPKRRGTGTTLDKAQTWLREYDATAGAWKDLSRSHQEIGEEVTQLLGMSREQFCQVVLLPQGDFARFLRADAEARGRLLGRLFDTHRFAEVEKRLAERRRATEAGVRDADAALLADAHRMQQAADGAMDLPELAPGDPGLADAVLSAAAVARSTAREQSTVARCGLAAAESTQSAAGRDLDDIREVDRLQRRFAQARERARLLDERADGHLADRRRMERARKAEAVAPALELRESADAEHRRAAAAETQALAALPDGLAEAGAAGLAAAARRTAEELGGLESARRAEQRLAALGTERAGLDRQDRADEDVLRDAATWLTDWETIRTALRARIETAQAAASVAEQLAAQRDPVRQRLTAARARDRLTGETEGAHGRALASAERALRARTHWLDLKEQRLDGIAAELAANLKDGESCAVCGAVEHPHPARKVAGHVDRATEERALAAHQRAEEEHAEDERRLGRVREELAAATAEAAGTPTGRLVEQAEELERQHTRARRDASDLHDAREALRRAELEHERRTADRQQAELRVASRLARREALERERADLEAELAQARGSSGSVAARAAQLERRVALLTEAADAVRVAEDTATRLKDADARLADAAFRAGFDTPRDAAAALLDDHAHRELQRRLDAWQTEEAAVRAVLADDDTAAAAERPPADLAAAERRSATASQRVREAASRCDAAARRCAELDRLSARAAEGVRRMGPLREEYERAARLAGLAAGTSADNERRMRLESYVLAARLEQVAAAATVRLQRMSSGRYTLVHSDDRSGRGRSGLGLHVVDAWTGRERDTATLSGGETFFASLALALGLADVVTDEAGGVRLDTLFIDEGFGSLDDETLDEVLDVLDSLRERDRSVGIVSHVADLRRRIHARLEVVKGRTGSTLRQRD, from the coding sequence ATGAGGCTGCACCGGCTCGAACTCACCGCCTTCGGCCCCTTCTCCGGCACCCAGAGCGTCGACTTCGGCACCCTGTCGGCGGCGGGACTCTTCCTGCTGCACGGGCCGACCGGAGCGGGCAAGACGTCCGTACTGGACGCCGTGTGCTACGCGCTCTACGGCTCCGTGCCCGGCGCCCGGCAGAGCGGCCAGGGCACGACGCTGCGCAGCGACCACGCCGCACCCGGCACCCGCACCTCCGTCACCCTCGAACTCACCGTCGCCGGCCGCCGGCTGGGGATCACCCGGCAGCCGCCCTGGGAACGGCCCAAACGTCGCGGCACCGGCACGACACTGGACAAGGCGCAGACCTGGCTGCGCGAGTACGACGCGACGGCCGGAGCCTGGAAGGACCTCAGCCGCTCCCACCAGGAGATCGGCGAGGAGGTCACCCAGCTGCTCGGCATGAGCCGCGAGCAGTTCTGCCAGGTGGTCCTGCTGCCGCAGGGCGACTTCGCCCGCTTCCTGCGCGCCGACGCCGAGGCCCGCGGCAGGCTGCTGGGCCGGTTGTTCGACACCCACCGGTTCGCCGAGGTCGAGAAGCGGCTCGCCGAACGCAGGCGCGCGACCGAGGCCGGGGTGCGGGACGCGGACGCGGCGCTGCTCGCCGACGCCCACCGCATGCAGCAGGCCGCGGACGGCGCCATGGACCTGCCCGAACTCGCCCCGGGCGATCCCGGCCTGGCCGACGCCGTCCTGAGCGCCGCCGCCGTCGCTCGCAGCACCGCCCGCGAGCAGTCGACCGTCGCCCGCTGCGGTCTCGCCGCGGCGGAGTCCACCCAGAGCGCCGCCGGACGCGACCTGGACGACATACGCGAAGTGGACCGGTTGCAGAGGCGGTTCGCGCAGGCGCGGGAGCGGGCCCGGCTGCTGGACGAACGGGCTGACGGCCACCTGGCCGACCGACGGCGCATGGAACGCGCCCGCAAGGCCGAGGCGGTGGCACCCGCGCTGGAGCTGCGGGAGTCCGCCGACGCCGAGCACCGGCGTGCGGCGGCCGCCGAGACGCAGGCCCTCGCCGCGCTGCCGGACGGCCTCGCCGAGGCGGGCGCGGCCGGACTCGCGGCCGCCGCGCGCCGTACCGCCGAGGAACTGGGCGGCCTGGAATCGGCCCGCCGCGCCGAACAGCGCCTCGCCGCACTCGGCACGGAGCGCGCCGGCCTCGACCGTCAGGACCGCGCCGACGAGGACGTCCTGCGGGATGCGGCGACCTGGCTGACCGACTGGGAGACCATCCGGACCGCCCTCCGGGCACGTATCGAGACCGCGCAGGCAGCCGCGTCCGTGGCCGAGCAACTCGCCGCGCAGCGCGACCCCGTACGACAGCGGCTGACCGCCGCACGGGCGCGCGACCGGCTCACCGGGGAGACGGAGGGGGCCCACGGACGCGCCCTCGCCTCGGCGGAGCGCGCTCTGCGGGCCCGTACCCACTGGCTCGACCTGAAGGAGCAGCGCCTCGACGGCATCGCCGCCGAACTCGCCGCCAACCTGAAGGACGGGGAGTCGTGCGCGGTCTGCGGTGCCGTCGAACACCCCCACCCCGCGCGGAAGGTCGCCGGACACGTCGACCGCGCGACCGAGGAGCGGGCGCTCGCCGCCCACCAGCGCGCGGAGGAGGAGCACGCCGAGGACGAACGGCGCCTCGGCCGGGTGCGCGAGGAACTGGCCGCGGCGACCGCCGAGGCGGCCGGCACCCCCACCGGCCGACTCGTCGAACAGGCCGAGGAACTGGAGCGGCAGCACACGCGGGCCCGGCGGGACGCCTCCGACCTGCACGACGCGCGGGAGGCGCTGCGCCGCGCCGAGCTGGAGCACGAACGGCGTACCGCCGACCGGCAGCAGGCCGAACTGCGCGTCGCGTCCCGGCTGGCACGGCGGGAGGCCCTGGAACGCGAGCGGGCCGACCTGGAAGCGGAACTGGCACAGGCACGCGGCTCGTCGGGCAGCGTGGCCGCGCGGGCCGCGCAACTGGAGCGGCGGGTGGCCCTGCTCACCGAGGCCGCCGACGCCGTCCGGGTCGCCGAGGACACCGCCACACGCCTGAAGGACGCCGACGCCCGGCTCGCCGACGCCGCCTTCAGGGCCGGCTTCGACACCCCCCGGGACGCGGCCGCCGCCCTCCTCGACGACCACGCGCACAGAGAGCTGCAACGGCGGCTCGACGCCTGGCAGACCGAGGAGGCCGCCGTCCGCGCGGTGCTCGCCGACGACGACACCGCGGCCGCCGCCGAACGGCCCCCGGCCGATCTCGCGGCGGCCGAGCGGAGGTCGGCCACGGCGTCGCAGCGGGTGCGCGAAGCAGCCTCCCGGTGCGACGCCGCCGCGCGTCGCTGCGCCGAACTCGACCGGCTCTCCGCACGGGCCGCCGAGGGCGTACGGCGAATGGGGCCGCTGCGCGAGGAGTACGAGCGGGCGGCCCGGCTCGCCGGGCTCGCGGCCGGCACCTCCGCCGACAACGAGCGCAGGATGCGCCTGGAGTCGTACGTCCTCGCCGCCCGTCTGGAACAGGTGGCCGCCGCCGCGACCGTACGGTTGCAGCGCATGTCGTCCGGCCGCTACACCCTGGTCCACTCCGACGACCGCAGCGGGCGCGGACGCAGCGGACTCGGCCTGCACGTCGTCGACGCCTGGACCGGACGCGAGCGGGACACGGCGACCTTGTCGGGCGGCGAGACGTTCTTCGCCTCGCTCGCGCTGGCCCTCGGCCTTGCCGACGTCGTCACCGACGAGGCCGGCGGGGTCCGCCTCGACACGCTGTTCATCGACGAGGGCTTCGGCAGCCTCGACGACGAGACCCTGGACGAGGTGCTGGACGTGCTGGACTCCCTGCGCGAACGGGACCGCAGTGTCGGCATCGTCAGCCATGTCGCCGATCTGCGGCGGCGCATCCACGCACGACTGGAGGTCGTGAAGGGCAGAACGGGGTCGACGCTGCGCCAGCGGGACTAG
- a CDS encoding Lrp/AsnC family transcriptional regulator, which translates to MTAFSPDATDWRILDVLQREGRASFAELARAVSMSASAVTERVRRLEEAGVIQGYAAVVDPERLGLPILAFVRLRYPTGNYKPFHDLVATTPEILEAHHVTGDDCFVIKVAARSMRHLEEVSGRIGALGSVTTSVVYSSPLPRRPLGR; encoded by the coding sequence ATGACCGCGTTTTCCCCGGACGCCACCGACTGGCGCATCCTCGACGTCCTGCAACGGGAGGGCCGGGCCAGTTTCGCGGAGCTGGCGCGGGCGGTGTCGATGTCCGCGAGCGCGGTCACCGAGCGGGTGCGCCGTCTGGAGGAGGCGGGCGTCATCCAGGGGTACGCCGCGGTCGTGGACCCCGAGCGGCTGGGCCTGCCGATCCTGGCGTTCGTGCGCCTGCGCTACCCGACGGGCAACTACAAGCCCTTCCACGATCTCGTCGCCACGACCCCAGAGATCCTTGAGGCGCACCATGTGACGGGCGACGACTGCTTCGTCATCAAGGTCGCCGCCCGCTCGATGCGCCATCTGGAAGAGGTGTCCGGACGGATCGGCGCCCTGGGCTCGGTGACCACCAGCGTCGTGTACTCCTCGCCGCTGCCACGCCGTCCGCTCGGCCGCTAG
- a CDS encoding rhodanese-like domain-containing protein: MNTTTTGRRLFPGAAPADAAAYFRARLAFHTDVSDVAAALSAGGEPGFVVVDSRSTESWEQGHIPGAVHLPTARIAERAEHLLDRSVPVVTYCWGPGCDGATRAALALAELGYQVKEMLGGFEYWVREGLAYDTPRGGGRRPADPLTSPVHTDDCGR; encoded by the coding sequence ATGAACACCACCACGACCGGGCGCCGCCTCTTCCCGGGTGCCGCCCCCGCCGACGCGGCCGCCTACTTCCGCGCACGCCTCGCCTTCCACACGGACGTCTCCGACGTGGCCGCCGCCCTCTCGGCCGGCGGCGAGCCCGGCTTCGTCGTCGTGGACTCCCGCTCCACCGAGTCCTGGGAGCAGGGCCACATTCCCGGCGCGGTCCACCTGCCCACCGCGCGGATCGCCGAACGGGCGGAGCACCTGCTCGACAGGTCGGTGCCCGTCGTGACGTACTGCTGGGGTCCCGGCTGCGACGGCGCCACCCGGGCCGCGCTCGCCCTCGCCGAACTCGGCTACCAGGTCAAGGAGATGCTCGGCGGATTCGAGTACTGGGTGCGCGAGGGCCTCGCGTACGACACCCCGCGGGGCGGCGGACGGCGCCCCGCCGACCCGCTGACGTCACCGGTGCACACCGACGACTGCGGCCGCTGA
- a CDS encoding SDR family oxidoreductase → MSKLPHPTPDELRREPLPLRGRTALVTGASRRGGIGHAVARRLAAYGASVYLHHHVPHDAAMPWGADRPEDVVASVREAQGDPDARIVAGPGDLADPAAPAELIATAAAALGGRLDILVANHALSGSDGPLDAIDATMLDAHWAVDTRSVLLLVQAYVRQRTGLPQGSPGGRVMMMASGQDIASGMPHEIAYALQKGALASITRSLAPTLAAHGVTVNTVNPGPVDTDYLTGEDHAAVAARFPAGRWGMPDDPARLIAWLATDEAGWVTGEVINSEGGFLR, encoded by the coding sequence ATGTCGAAGCTTCCGCACCCCACTCCCGACGAACTGCGCCGCGAGCCCCTGCCCCTGCGCGGCCGCACCGCTCTGGTCACCGGCGCGAGCAGACGCGGCGGGATCGGACACGCGGTGGCACGGCGGCTCGCGGCGTACGGGGCGAGTGTCTACCTGCACCACCATGTCCCGCACGACGCCGCCATGCCCTGGGGCGCCGACAGGCCGGAGGACGTCGTCGCCTCCGTGCGCGAGGCCCAGGGCGACCCGGACGCCCGGATCGTCGCGGGCCCCGGCGACCTCGCCGATCCGGCCGCGCCCGCCGAGCTGATCGCCACCGCGGCGGCGGCCCTGGGCGGCCGGCTCGACATCCTCGTCGCCAACCACGCCCTCAGCGGATCCGACGGACCGCTCGACGCGATCGACGCGACCATGCTCGACGCGCACTGGGCGGTCGACACCCGCTCGGTACTGCTGCTGGTCCAGGCGTACGTGCGGCAGCGGACCGGGCTGCCGCAGGGCAGCCCGGGCGGACGCGTGATGATGATGGCCTCCGGCCAGGACATCGCGAGCGGTATGCCCCACGAGATCGCCTACGCCCTCCAGAAGGGCGCCCTCGCCTCGATCACCCGCTCCCTCGCCCCGACGCTCGCCGCGCACGGGGTCACGGTGAACACCGTCAACCCCGGCCCCGTGGACACGGACTACCTGACCGGCGAGGACCACGCGGCGGTGGCCGCGCGCTTCCCCGCCGGACGGTGGGGCATGCCCGACGACCCGGCCCGCCTCATCGCCTGGCTCGCCACGGACGAGGCGGGGTGGGTCACCGGAGAGGTGATCAACTCCGAGGGCGGCTTCCTGCGCTGA
- a CDS encoding DUF885 domain-containing protein: protein MSQTKSLLPREVADAYVDELIALDPITGTYLGVKESSSRLPDLSPEGQEALAELSRGTLARLDEAERLPGADSDIERRCARLLRERLTAALAVHEADEGLRTVGNLGTPVHSVREVFTVMPTGTDEDWAAVAERLRAVPATLSGYRDSLALGLERKLYAGPRPTATLVEQLTEWADGDGSGRGWFEDFAAAGPESLRSELDEAGRAATAAVVELRDWMRDVYAPTVEGAPNTVGRERYARWSRYYNGTDLDLDEAYAYGWSEFHRILAEMRQEAERILPGAETPWVALAHLDEHGRHIEGVDEVRQWLQELMDQAIEALDGTHFELAERVREVESCIAPPGSAAAPYYTPPSEDFSRPGRTWLPTMGQTRFPVYDLVSTWYHEGVPGHHLQLAQWTHVAGDLSRYQATIGGVSANAEGWALYAERLMDELGFLTDPEQRLGYLDAQMMRAARVIVDIGMHLELEIPADSPFHPGERWTPELAQEFFGAHSSRPADFVESEMTRYLTIPGQAIGYKLGERAWLLGRDNARERHGDAFDLKAWHMAALSQGSLGLDDLVEELSRL from the coding sequence ATGTCACAGACCAAGAGCCTGCTGCCCCGTGAGGTCGCCGACGCGTATGTCGACGAGCTCATCGCCCTCGACCCGATCACCGGTACGTACCTCGGCGTGAAGGAGAGTTCCAGCCGCCTGCCCGACCTCTCGCCCGAGGGCCAGGAGGCGCTGGCGGAACTGTCGCGCGGCACGCTCGCGCGGCTGGACGAGGCCGAGCGCCTGCCCGGCGCCGACAGTGACATCGAACGCCGCTGCGCCCGGCTGCTGCGCGAACGGCTCACCGCCGCGCTCGCCGTGCACGAGGCCGACGAGGGGCTGCGCACGGTCGGCAACCTGGGCACTCCCGTGCACTCGGTGCGCGAGGTGTTCACGGTCATGCCGACCGGGACGGACGAGGACTGGGCGGCCGTCGCCGAGCGGCTGCGGGCCGTGCCGGCCACCTTGTCGGGCTACCGCGACTCCCTCGCCCTCGGGCTGGAACGCAAGCTCTACGCGGGTCCGCGGCCCACGGCCACCCTTGTCGAGCAGCTCACCGAGTGGGCGGACGGCGACGGCTCGGGCCGCGGCTGGTTCGAGGACTTCGCGGCCGCCGGTCCCGAGTCGCTGCGCTCCGAGCTCGACGAGGCCGGCCGCGCCGCCACCGCGGCGGTGGTGGAGCTGCGGGACTGGATGCGCGACGTGTACGCGCCGACGGTCGAAGGCGCGCCGAACACCGTGGGACGGGAGCGCTACGCCCGCTGGTCGCGCTACTACAACGGCACCGACCTCGACCTGGACGAGGCGTACGCCTACGGCTGGTCGGAGTTCCACCGCATCCTCGCCGAGATGAGGCAGGAGGCGGAGAGGATCCTGCCCGGTGCCGAGACGCCGTGGGTGGCGCTCGCCCACCTCGACGAGCACGGGCGGCACATCGAGGGCGTCGACGAGGTCCGGCAGTGGCTCCAGGAGCTGATGGACCAGGCGATCGAGGCCCTGGACGGCACGCACTTCGAACTCGCCGAGCGGGTGCGCGAGGTGGAGTCGTGCATCGCGCCGCCCGGCAGCGCGGCCGCCCCCTACTACACGCCCCCGTCGGAGGACTTCTCGCGTCCGGGCCGCACCTGGCTGCCGACGATGGGCCAGACCCGGTTCCCGGTCTACGACCTCGTCTCGACCTGGTACCACGAGGGCGTTCCCGGCCATCACCTCCAGCTCGCCCAGTGGACGCACGTCGCGGGCGACCTCTCCCGCTACCAGGCCACGATCGGCGGGGTCAGCGCCAACGCCGAGGGCTGGGCGCTGTACGCGGAGCGCCTGATGGACGAGCTGGGCTTCCTCACCGACCCCGAGCAGCGGCTCGGCTATCTGGACGCGCAGATGATGCGGGCCGCCCGGGTCATCGTCGACATCGGCATGCACCTGGAGCTGGAGATCCCGGCGGACTCCCCCTTCCACCCGGGTGAGCGCTGGACCCCTGAGCTGGCGCAGGAGTTCTTCGGCGCGCACAGCAGCAGGCCCGCCGACTTCGTGGAGAGCGAGATGACCCGCTATCTGACGATCCCGGGCCAGGCGATCGGCTACAAGCTCGGCGAACGCGCCTGGCTGCTGGGCCGCGACAACGCGCGCGAGCGGCACGGCGACGCCTTCGACCTCAAGGCCTGGCACATGGCGGCACTCTCGCAGGGCTCGCTCGGTCTGGACGACCTCGTGGAGGAGCTGTCCCGGCTCTGA
- a CDS encoding Lrp/AsnC family transcriptional regulator → MAESVVLDPVDLDLLRLLQNDARTTYRDLAAQVGVAPSTCLDRVTRLRRAGVILGHQLRLDPAKLGRGLQALLSVQVRPHRRELVGPFVERIRALPESLTVFHLTGPDDYLVHVAVADMTDLQRLVLDEFTARREVARVETRLIFQRWDCGPLLPPSPSAQSG, encoded by the coding sequence ATGGCCGAATCTGTCGTACTGGATCCGGTGGACCTCGATCTGTTGCGGCTGCTGCAGAACGACGCCCGGACGACCTACCGCGATCTCGCCGCTCAGGTGGGCGTCGCCCCGTCGACCTGCCTGGACCGGGTGACACGGCTGCGGCGGGCCGGCGTGATCCTCGGTCATCAGCTGCGCCTGGATCCGGCCAAGCTGGGGCGTGGCCTCCAGGCCCTGCTGTCGGTGCAGGTCAGACCGCATCGGCGGGAACTGGTCGGACCGTTCGTGGAGCGGATCCGGGCCCTGCCGGAGTCGCTGACCGTCTTCCATCTGACCGGACCGGACGACTACCTCGTGCATGTCGCGGTCGCGGACATGACGGACTTGCAACGTCTGGTGCTGGACGAGTTCACGGCCCGGCGCGAGGTGGCCCGGGTCGAGACGCGGCTGATATTCCAACGATGGGACTGCGGCCCTCTGTTGCCGCCTTCGCCCTCGGCTCAATCAGGGTGA